The genomic window CTAAGTAAGGACTATCAGCTAACAGCAAGCATAATGCTTCTAAGTCTTGTTTTAGGTCAGTTTCGGCGGACTTTACTATATCGGGACTTGCGCCAACTCCAAAACCTAAAATTTTCAATACATCGTTGGGGACGGCTTCTACTAAGCCTTTGAGTAAGTCTGGCGTAGTATTGGGTAACAAAGCTTTGCGGAAGTTTTGATCTTGACTTAACGCACCAAATAGAGCTTTACGGCTTTTTATCCCAATAGATTCATCCGCCCATTCTTCTATAAGCAAGCATAATCCTCTTTGTTTGGGGTCAGTAGGAAGTAACGGACGCGCGGGATACTTTTCGTCTAAATACTTAGCGATCGCCGTTGAATCAGCGACTATATTAGCACCGTCTTTAATTACTGGAACTTTGCGTTGACCAGTTAGCCGAAATAACTCTACTTGTCCGATTCCTGGAGTTACTTCAATCTTGCGATAATCCAATCCTTTGTAGTCTAGGATTAGCCGCACTTTTTCGCAATACTGAGATAGTTCAAACTGGTACAATTCAATCATTTTGCGTAGTGGCTTTGAATTAAAGCGTCAATAATTTACTTACTATATGATTCCTTAAAACCGTCTATTTTGACAATCTAACTGCAAATTTTTCCAAAAATTACTTCTTTCTACCTCTTTAGTTATTCAATTGCAGTTTTGTATTTAGTTGCTAGATTTTTGTCTATTTGAGAGCTATTTTATTAAAAATAAATACTCTCTCAACCTACAGATTGAGAGAGTATCAATAGTTATTTAGTTTTTGCACAATTTTGTTATGCAGTCCGGCGAGTTACTAAACCCCAGATGAATAGCAAAACGATTGCCCCAATTACTGCAAAGATGATGCTAGGCAATGTCAACGCTCCTACTGAAGCTGCTGTTCCCACACCGCCACCAAAGAACAATCCACCCAACCAGCCACCAACTAGCGCACCTAAAATACCTAAAATCATTGTGGCAAGAATACCACCGCCTTGATGTCCTGGATAAATAGCTTTAGCGATCGCACCTGCAATCAAACCTAAAACCACCCACGCTAAGATTCCAAACATATTTGTTTTCTCCTTTTGTTTTTTATATCCCTGTTTCCTTATGTATAAGTTATCACTATCAATTATCGATTTCACTCTATCGTAAGTAAGAACCCAAAGGCATAGAAATATTGTCTATTTATTATTTATTTTTAACGTTTTATCCAACTGTTTTATTTAGCTCACAAAAAAATAATTAAGCAGATTTTGTTAAAAAAGCTAAAGATGTTTATAGAGCAAAGCAATATTAAAATAATTGATAACTTTTTAGCTATTAACTAACTGTAAATAATTAGTTAAAGAAACGCGATCGCCCAATATTGATGTTAACTAAAATAAAATAAATATCAGTCTTTAGCTAGATGTGGGTTGTATTTTGTGTAAAACCTTTGTAAAGTTGTAGGCAAATGTTGTAAAACTTATCAAGAGTCGGAAATAAATAAGAGGAAAACAACAATGATTAAAAGTCAAAAGCACAATAGCAGCAATTCACTTAAAAAAGTTGCTTACATACTAGGGATTGCTAGTGCTAGCATTCTAATTGGATTTCCTTTACAAGCACAGCAGTCTGGGGGAGGAGCGCTTAATCCTAGACCAAGTATTTTTAACGAGCCTCCTTACAACCGCTCTGGTGGAGCCACAACAACACCAGAAGCTACTCCATCAACACCAGAAGCTACTCCAGAAACTAGCCCCGCTCCAGTTCCCGACGCTACTACCCCTGCACCAGCGCCAACAGAAGGTACTCCTGGTGCGTCAACAGGGAGCGAAAACTTAGTAGCATTAGCGGCTGCTAATGGTTCTTTCAAAACCCTCACGGCTGCTTTAAAAGCCGCAGATTTGACGGCAACATTAGAAGGTGCGGGTCCATTTACAGTTTTTGCTCCTACGGATCAAGCTTTTGCCGCTTTACCTCAAGAAGCGCTCCAAGAACTATTGAAACCAGAGAACAAAGCCCTGTTAGTCAAAATTTTGACTTATCATGTAGTTCCTGGAAAAGTGACATCTACGGACTTAAAGTCTGGAGCAGTAAAATCTGTAGAGGGTGGTTCGATCAACGTTAAAGTTGATTCGGCGACAGGTGTATCGGTGAACGAAGCCAAAGTAGTTCAGCCAGATATTCAAGCTAGTAATGGTGTAATTCATGTCATCGATAAAGTAATTTTGCCTCCAGACATCTAAAAGACTGTTAAGTGCTAGTTTTTAACTTAGGTGCGGAAGTTCCTACTCTCAGCATTACGGGGTAGGGAGGCAAAGTTGGGAATAAAAATTCCATTTTTGCTCGTGCTAGACGTAGTACGGCATTTTTTGGGGAAGGATTCTAACCAAAAGATGCCTACCCACCTAAGAGAATCCTAGCCCCGCAAGCTATTATCAATTTCTGCAACTTTCCTGTATCACCCGCTTTCGTACCAATTACCAATTACTAATTTTGCACGCTCAAATCGTCGGTATTTGCTCAAGGTTGATCGATAACTGATTTTGGTAGCTCGGTACTCAAACGCAAAGGTAGACTAGGGGTAGATAGCGATTGAGCGTAAGCAGGGGTAAGAAAAGCTTGATAGTTATTTGCTTCCGGTGTCAATTGGTTAATAAATGCCAAACTTACCCCAGAAATTAGCTGCCGCAATGGTTGCACTTCTACGCCTCGACGTTCTTTAATTACCGCAGTATCTGTAAGTGCTTGACTATTGGGATTACCAACACTTAAATGCGTACCACCGATCGCTGTAATTAAATACTTTTGATCGCCAAGCTGAGTGAAAGGGCGTAACTGATGGTTGAGTACAGGCGTTATCGCATCTTCCGTACTAGCTAAAATTAAAACGGGAACGCTGACTTTGTTTAAACCATTTTCCCCAAATAGTTGCCCAATTACTGGATTAAGGGCGATCGCATTTTTTACCCGTCGATCTTGCAATTTCAGTTTACTATCAATTAAATTTGCTGCTCCACATTGCAACCAATCGGCAGGTGATTGAGCTAAAGGATTTGGATTTTTACACGCTTGGCGCAATTGCTGCAAGTTTAGTTCTCCACCAGCCACCGCCAAAGCTGTATAACCGCCTAAAGAATGACCAATAACGCTAACGGTTTCCGTGTTTAGTTTGCCTTGTAATTCTCCTGATTGCCTATTAATATTGCTTAACTGGTCTAGCAAAAAGCTGATATCTTTAGGTCGATTAATAAACTCTGTAGCTGGTAAAACCTGATTAGGGCTGCTGATATTAGATAGGTTTTTTGTTAGACGATCGGGATGTTCTAAGGCGGCGACTGTTAACCCGTGACTTGCCAAATGACGCGCTAAATAACTAAAAAATTGGCGATTTGCTCCCAATCCTGGAGAAATTACGACTAAAGGCGTTGGACGTAAAGCTGATAATAAAGAGTTTTGTTGAGGATAGTAAATATCTACAGGAATAGTGCGATCGCGTTTTCGATCTTGAAGAACTATTGTTTGTTCTAGTACCGTTGCTTTACCACTTTTGGCGGGGTCAAAGCTAGGTTTAAAAGCTGTACTACTGGTAACGGCTAACTTATCGGCTAAAGATAACCCCACCGCCTGACTTTGCAAGTAAGAGGGATTAAATTCTACCGCTAAAGCGATCGCCGAAGTTGCATCAATAACAATATTTTCTTGGGGATAAGCTTTAATTAAACTAACGACGCTGACCCCATTAGCTTGCTGGGCAGCTATGGTAACGGCAGCTTGGAGTTGCGGTAATGTCAATTCAGGAACTGCTACCCCTAAGTATTTGAGTAACTGTTTGCCGTAGGGCGAACTAGATAACTGGGCAATATATCCATCGGCTTGCTGGGGATCGATTTGCAGGCGACTATTTAAAACTTCTCGCACTTGGGGCGTTAAAAAAGCCGAGTAAAGTTGCAATTGTGAGGATAAAGCCCCGGTTTTAGCAAATTGCTCTAATTCCGAAATAGCGATCGCACTTTCAAAAGCTCCTAATTTTAGCGTTACT from Synechocystis sp. PCC 7509 includes these protein-coding regions:
- a CDS encoding fasciclin domain-containing protein is translated as MIKSQKHNSSNSLKKVAYILGIASASILIGFPLQAQQSGGGALNPRPSIFNEPPYNRSGGATTTPEATPSTPEATPETSPAPVPDATTPAPAPTEGTPGASTGSENLVALAAANGSFKTLTAALKAADLTATLEGAGPFTVFAPTDQAFAALPQEALQELLKPENKALLVKILTYHVVPGKVTSTDLKSGAVKSVEGGSINVKVDSATGVSVNEAKVVQPDIQASNGVIHVIDKVILPPDI
- a CDS encoding alpha/beta hydrolase — protein: MIKHKWLSGAQVFIQAHREKLWYLAIALTLQGFATPTIAAERVTLKLGAFESAIAISELEQFAKTGALSSQLQLYSAFLTPQVREVLNSRLQIDPQQADGYIAQLSSSPYGKQLLKYLGVAVPELTLPQLQAAVTIAAQQANGVSVVSLIKAYPQENIVIDATSAIALAVEFNPSYLQSQAVGLSLADKLAVTSSTAFKPSFDPAKSGKATVLEQTIVLQDRKRDRTIPVDIYYPQQNSLLSALRPTPLVVISPGLGANRQFFSYLARHLASHGLTVAALEHPDRLTKNLSNISSPNQVLPATEFINRPKDISFLLDQLSNINRQSGELQGKLNTETVSVIGHSLGGYTALAVAGGELNLQQLRQACKNPNPLAQSPADWLQCGAANLIDSKLKLQDRRVKNAIALNPVIGQLFGENGLNKVSVPVLILASTEDAITPVLNHQLRPFTQLGDQKYLITAIGGTHLSVGNPNSQALTDTAVIKERRGVEVQPLRQLISGVSLAFINQLTPEANNYQAFLTPAYAQSLSTPSLPLRLSTELPKSVIDQP
- a CDS encoding glutathione S-transferase family protein, whose product is MIELYQFELSQYCEKVRLILDYKGLDYRKIEVTPGIGQVELFRLTGQRKVPVIKDGANIVADSTAIAKYLDEKYPARPLLPTDPKQRGLCLLIEEWADESIGIKSRKALFGALSQDQNFRKALLPNTTPDLLKGLVEAVPNDVLKILGFGVGASPDIVKSAETDLKQDLEALCLLLADSPYLVGDRTTLADLSVAGLSMLIKFPDGPYLDLPLSVKGKGVPGLADDPAYQPFFSWRDRLYSQYRKLTPGSTTTGSAPTSINID
- a CDS encoding GlsB/YeaQ/YmgE family stress response membrane protein gives rise to the protein MFGILAWVVLGLIAGAIAKAIYPGHQGGGILATMILGILGALVGGWLGGLFFGGGVGTAASVGALTLPSIIFAVIGAIVLLFIWGLVTRRTA